GTTTGCCCGTAACTTCGAGGAGCATTCCCGTAATGTCGTGTCGTACCGCCGGGCCGTAGCTGCTGCAAACCGTTAGCCCCGAGTGGACATATACTAGACGTTTGGAATCTAACTGCTGGACTTACTTTTCATGCTCATGAATTTGCGGAAGACATATTGGCTCGCACTCATACTGTTCGTGATATCCGTCTCCAGCGGCTGTCTTTTCCGGTCTCACAAGGTGCCTGTCCGGACCACAGTTACATCTGTCCGCACAGCTACTCTGGACGAACTCGTCGACACCATTAACGCCCAGGGCAAAGCCGTGCAGACGCTGAACGCGACAGTGGATATCGACACGTCAGTCGGTGGCGCTAAGAAAGGCAAAGTCACCGAATACAAAGAAATCCGCGGCTACATCCTTATGCGGAAGCCTGCGCAGTTACGCATGATCGGTTTATTCCCGGTGGTGCGGAACCGTGCGTTCGACATGGTTAGCAACGCGCAGGGCTTCAAACTCTCGATTCCGCCGAAGGATAAGTTCATTGTCGGGCCGCCGGATGTGACCACGCCTTCCAAGAATGCGCTGGAGAACTTGCGTCCGAACGTGATCTACGACGCCTTAATGCAGCACGAACTCGATCCGCAGCAGGACATCGCGGTGCTTGAGCACAGTGCGGAAACCATGACGGATACCAACACCAAGAACGAAGTGGCGTTCCCGACTTATGTTGTGGACGTCATTAGCAAGGGTGACAAGGGTTGGTATCTTTCCCGGAAGGTTATCTTCAGCCGGCTCGATCTTTTGCCCAAACGCCAGTTGATCTACGACAAAACGGGGAACCTCGCAACCGAAGCAAGATACGATGATTATCAGGACTTTAACGGAACAAAGTTCCCAACCTCGATTACGATCGTCCGCCCGGCAGAGGAGTATACGATCGGCCTCAAGTTGCTGAAGCTCACCTTGAACGAGCCGCTCAAGGACGACCAGTTCGTGCTGACCCAGCCACCGGGCTCGCAACTGGTGCAGCTTGGAACGAATCGCAACACAGCCAGCGCGGTTACAGCAGGGGATTCCGAAAAGAAGTAGAGCAGCAGCTCTGATTTCCTCAGAACTGTGGAAAAACCTGTGGAGAAAAAGTCGCCTATTTCCGAATTAGCCTCTTTTTCTTAGAGCTTGGAGCACATTGCACCACGATTAAGCATCACCGATCTACTTCAATCACAATGGCTTGTGAGCTATTAACCAGAGTTGCAATTCTGCGGGGATCACTGCACGGCTGTTTACCGTCAGTTTGACGTTTTGCACACCTAGACACTCTTAGCCCCTATGGATTGCACAACTTTAGGGCATTGGATCGGGTGATTTACCTATGGTGTAATTTCACAGCTGGGGGAGAATTAACTAAGGTCCAAAAACAGTGTCTTCCACTCCCAAGGAAATCATTCTGGTCTGGGACGACGATCCCAGCGGTGCCCCCATCCGGATTGCGGTACTTGAGCACTCCGGCTATCAGGTCCTCAGTGCTTTCGACGCTGCCGATGTAAAGGCGGCGCTTAGTGCTCGCAACGACATACGCGCCATCATCGTAGCTACTTCGAAAACGGTCGAGAAGACCTACGAGACCTGCGCCGAGATCAAGGCCGCGGGCGGTCCGCCCATCATGTTGCTGGGTCACTCCAACTGGCATCCGAACTGGGGCCGCAAGTTCTTCGACGTACACGTCCAGAAGCTGGACGGACCGCCTCATTGGACTCGGGAACTACGGCACATGATCGAAAACCACGCGGCTTACTTGCGGGCTTCTTCGCGGAACATTCTCAACGTGGACGACAACGAAGTGCAGCGTTACGCCGTGTCCAGAATCCTCCAGAACGGCGGATATAAAGTCATGGAAGCCGGCACGGGACGGCAGACGATCGAGCTGGCGGCAAGAAAGCCGGATCTGATTCTGCTCGACATTAATCTTCCAGATATGAGCGGATTCGACGTATGCCGGGTGCTGAAGACGAACCCGAAAACGTCCACGATTCCGGTCGTTCACCTCTCGGCGACTTTCACCAAGCCTGAGGCTCGCGACAGAGGACTTAAGAACGGCGCCGACGAGTACCTGTTCCAGCCCATCGGCCCGGAAAAACTCCTGAAGACTCTGGATTCGGTACTCGAGCGTCCGCGCGCTTAACTCTCTTCGCCAACCTTCAAGAGGGCGAGGAAGGCTTCCTGTGGGATGTCCACTTTGCCGATGCGCTTCATGCGCTTCTTGCCCTCTTTCTGCTTTTCCAGCAGCTTACGCTTACGCGAGATGTCGCCGCCGTAGCACTTGGCAAGAACGTTTTTGCGAATGGCCGCGACGGTTTCTCGCGAAATGATCTTTGCTCCGACAGCCGCCTGGATTGGTACCTCAAACATCTGACGCGGAATGAGTTCGCGCATTTTGGATACCAAGGCACGCCCGCGTTCGTAGGCGAAATCCTTGTGAACGATCAGTGAAAGCGCATCCACCGGATCGCCGGCGACAAGAATGTCCATCTTCACCATCGGCGACTCCCACGTGCCGGCAAGGTGATAGTCCAGCGAGGCGTATCCGCGCGAAACAGTCTTCAGCCGATCGTAGAAGTCGAGCACGACTTCATTGAGAGGAAGTTCGTAGCTCAGCATCACCCGCGTCGGGCTCACATATTCGAAATTCTTCTGCCGTCCGCGCTTGTCTTCCACCAGTTTCAGGATGCCGCCGACGTACTCCTCATTCGTCAAAATCGTTGCCAGGATCACCGGCTCCTCGATTTTGGCGATTTCACCCGTTGGCGGCCATTTCGACGGGTTGTCGACGTCCAAAACCTCACCGTCGGTCTTGGTGATGTGATAGCGGACGCTGGGCGCGGTGGTGATCAAGTCGAGGTTGTACTCGCGCTCCAGCCGCTCCTGGATGATCTCCATGTGAAGCAGGCCGAGGAAGCCGCATCGGAAGCCAAACCCCAGGGCAGCCGAACTTTCAGGTTCGAAGAAGAACGACGAATCGTTAAGCCGAAGCTTTTCGAGCGCGTCGCGTAGGATGGTGTGCTCGTGCGCGTCCACCGTGTATAGGCCCGCAAACACCATCGGCTTCAGTTCTTCAAAGCCGGGCAGTGCCTCAATCGCCGGGCGCTCATCGTCCGTGATCGTGTCGCCGATCTGGGTATCGGAAACCGTCTTGATGTTGGCGATCAGGAACCCGACCTCACCGGCCTCGAGTTTGTCGATGGGAACGGGCTTCGGCGTCAGCACGCCAAGCGCCTCCACTTGAAAGACCTTGCCGTTCGACCACAGGCGGATCTTCTGTCCCATCTCGAGCGTGCCTTGCATGACGCGAGTCAGCACGATCACGCCACGGTAGGGGTCGAACCAGGAGTCGAAGATGAGTGCCTGTAACTGATTTTCAGGCTCGCCTTTTGGCGGAGGCACGCGCTTTACGATCGCCTCCAGAACCTCCGGCACGCCGATCCCCGTCTTGGCGCTGATCGGCAGCGCATCATGGGCGTCCAGTCCGACCGCGCTCTCGATCATTTCCTTGGTGCGTTCGATATCGGCGCTGGGCAGGTCGATCTTGTTGATGACCGGGATGATCTCCAGTCCGTGATTGATCGCCAGATAAGCATTGGCCAGTGTCTGAGCTTCGACGCCTTGAGAGGCGTCAACGACGAGTAGCGCGCCTTCACACGAGGCCAGCGACCGGGAAACTTCGTACGAGAAGTCCACGTGGCCGGGAGTGTCGATCAAGTTGAGCTGGTAGGTTTTGCCGTCCTGCGCCTGGTAATTCATGCGCACGCAGTGCGCCTTGATGGTGATGCCGCGCTCGCGCTCAAGATCCATGGCGTCGAGCACCTGTTCCTGCATCTCCCGGGCGGACAATGCCCCCGTAAGCTCAAGCAGACGGTCGGAGAGCGTGCTCTTGCCGTGGTCGATATGAGCAATAATGGCGAAATTACGAATAAAAGCGCGGTCCATCTTGTACTTCGATTCTAACAGGTGAAGGCCTTTCCCACTCGCGGCCGACGCCAGTGCAAGCTGCTCATTTAAGATTCCAACTATGCACTTGATCCTCGCCTCTTCGTCGCCGCGACGACAGGAACTGTTACGCCGCGCGAACCTCGAATTTACCGTTCAGCCGTCAGATATTCCGGAAGATCTGCGTCCCGGAGAATCGCCGCGCGACTTCGCCGAGCGGCTCGCGTTCGAAAAGGCTAATGCGATCTTTCAAACGAACCGGGCTGACGGGACCGTCGTTCTTGGCGCCGACACCATTGTGGTGGTTGACAACGAAGTTCTGGGGAAGCCGACAAATGCAACCGACGCCCGTCGAATGCTGAAGATGATTTCCGGACGCGCGCATCAGGTAATGACCGGAGTGTGCCTGTTGGGTAAAGGCATCCACGATGTGCGGTTGGAAACAACCGTGGTACACGTCATCCGTATCCCCGAGCAGGAGATCGAAGATTACATTGCGCACGGCGAGCCGATGGACAAGGCCGGAGCATACGCGATTCAAGGGATTGCATCGCGCTGGATCCCCCGAGTCGACGGGTGTTTTTTCAACGTGGTCGGGCTGCCCGTCCCACTCGTTTATGGAATGCTCCGCGATCACAAGCTTCTGTAAAGTCGGGCCCTATAACGGATCTACTCAGTCGCGGGCACCAATTTCCAGACCTCTGGTAAAAAGTACATCGGCGGCCTTAAGCAGCTATGCGTAACCCCTTGCCTGTCAATAATTCTGAGTGGCCTTTCGACTGCACCTTTGTACTGCGCCGGGTACCCGGTCGCCGAAACTGGCGAACCAAAGAGCGGAGGTCCCCCGATTGGCCGCTGACAATCCTCAACTCCTGCTGGTTGACGACGACGTACAGTGTCTCTCCGTGCGCCGTATGTTGTTTGAAGCTTTCAAATTCCGGGTGGTCACCTGCACGAATCCCAAACAGGCACTTCGCCTCTATAAGCTCCAGCACTTTGACGCCGCCGTGATCGACTTCCAAATGCCCGAAATGAATGGCGGGGAGCTGGCCAAGGCGATGAAGGAAACTCACCCGGGCACGCCGGTCGTGATCCTATCCGGGCTCCCCTATCTGCCTGAAGACACACCGGTTTTCTATGACCGCTTCTATTGCAAGACAGAACCGGGATTCAAGATTGTGAAGGAAGTCCAGGGGTTGGTCGAAAATTCCGATCATAATGACGGAAACGGCCACCCCGTGGGCTGGTCTGCCCGCGTGATGGCCGCCGCCGGAATCGTCGTTGGCATGGCGACGGAAGCCGGGAAAAAGGTTCTTCCGTCAACTAAACCGTTGACTGCGTCAAATTTGACCGCATCATAACTTCAAAGACTAACTTTCCTGCTCCGCGCCCCAGCGTCGAGCCGTCTGGTCGGCATAAAGAAGGGCTGCGCAAACTGCCGAGCCCACCAGCAATAAAGCCCCAAGTCCGGGCTCTTTCATTAACAATTTGCCGATTCCGAACAGAGCCATGTAAACCATGCCGCACCCGAGCACCCAGGCGATCAGGTTTCGACCCAGGTCGCGGGTCTGTCGTATTTGCGGCTCGAGTGCCGCAATGGGCTTCCACCCGCGTACATCCGGGCGCACCTTCCGGTAGAACTCGCGCAGGACTTTCTCCGATTCCGGTTGGGTAAAGAGCGTTACAGCCAGCGAGATAACCGTCGTGAAGAGCGTGGTTGTCAGTGCCGACTTCGCGAAAACAACCGGGCCGCTGCCGGTGAAAGGTGCCGAAAGCGTTCCTTGCTCGCCCAGGTACTGCCACCCGCGTAGCGTCAGCGAAACTATCATGGCTGTCGCCATCGCGGAGATTTCGCTCCAGGCATTGATGCGCCACCAGTACCAGCGCAGCAGGTAGATAATGCCGGTGCCTGCGCCGAGTTCGAGGACAAATTCCCAACCGGATTTGATCGAGGTCAGAAGAGCGGCCACGATTGCCGCGCAAATGACGAGAATGACCGTCGAGAGTCTCGACACGTTAACGTAGTGCCGTTCCGAACCATCCCGTTTGACGAACCGGCGATAGAAGTCCGCCACAAGATAGGAGGCGCCCCAGTTCAGCTGAGTCGCAACCGTCGACATGAACGCCGCCAGGAATCCAGCGATGGCAATGCCGCGCCACGCATGAGGCAAATGCTGATTCAGGACGAGCATGTAACCCGATTCGGGATTGGCGCCCGGAGCGGCGAGCTCCGGATGCAGCACGATGACGGCCAGTCCCGTAATGATCCACGGCCAGGGACGCACTGCGTAATGCGCGATGTTGAACCACAACACCGAGAGCAACCCGTTCTTCTCGTCCTTCGCGCTGAAGATGCGCTGTGCGATGTATCCGCCGCCACCCGGCTCCGCTCCCGGGTACCAGAACGCCCACCATTGCACGGCCATGAACACAACGAAGGTGATCACCGGCAACGTCCACAAGGTTTCGACCGTGAAGTCGCGCGAGAAATCCGGGAACAGGGCAACGGGATTGGCTGCTCCGCTTTCCGTTTGCATGGCGCTGAGCTTCGCCAGCATCACGTCCATGCCGCCGATGGCTTTCACGGCGTAGAAGGCTACCGCGATCACGATGCCCATCTTCAGGACGAACTGGAACACGTCGGTCCAGAGCACGCCCCAAAGTCCGCCAAGTGAAACGTAGAATCCGGTGAACGGAATCAGGAAGAAGATACAGATGAACAACGCTGCTTGCTCGCTGACCCCCAGCGAAACGCTGGTGATGCTGACCATCGCCTTGGTCACCCATCCGAGGATGAGGCAGTTCATCAGCAGCCCGAGATAGATGGCGCGGAATC
This window of the Terriglobales bacterium genome carries:
- a CDS encoding DUF4292 domain-containing protein; translated protein: MLMNLRKTYWLALILFVISVSSGCLFRSHKVPVRTTVTSVRTATLDELVDTINAQGKAVQTLNATVDIDTSVGGAKKGKVTEYKEIRGYILMRKPAQLRMIGLFPVVRNRAFDMVSNAQGFKLSIPPKDKFIVGPPDVTTPSKNALENLRPNVIYDALMQHELDPQQDIAVLEHSAETMTDTNTKNEVAFPTYVVDVISKGDKGWYLSRKVIFSRLDLLPKRQLIYDKTGNLATEARYDDYQDFNGTKFPTSITIVRPAEEYTIGLKLLKLTLNEPLKDDQFVLTQPPGSQLVQLGTNRNTASAVTAGDSEKK
- a CDS encoding response regulator, yielding MSSTPKEIILVWDDDPSGAPIRIAVLEHSGYQVLSAFDAADVKAALSARNDIRAIIVATSKTVEKTYETCAEIKAAGGPPIMLLGHSNWHPNWGRKFFDVHVQKLDGPPHWTRELRHMIENHAAYLRASSRNILNVDDNEVQRYAVSRILQNGGYKVMEAGTGRQTIELAARKPDLILLDINLPDMSGFDVCRVLKTNPKTSTIPVVHLSATFTKPEARDRGLKNGADEYLFQPIGPEKLLKTLDSVLERPRA
- the lepA gene encoding translation elongation factor 4 codes for the protein MDRAFIRNFAIIAHIDHGKSTLSDRLLELTGALSAREMQEQVLDAMDLERERGITIKAHCVRMNYQAQDGKTYQLNLIDTPGHVDFSYEVSRSLASCEGALLVVDASQGVEAQTLANAYLAINHGLEIIPVINKIDLPSADIERTKEMIESAVGLDAHDALPISAKTGIGVPEVLEAIVKRVPPPKGEPENQLQALIFDSWFDPYRGVIVLTRVMQGTLEMGQKIRLWSNGKVFQVEALGVLTPKPVPIDKLEAGEVGFLIANIKTVSDTQIGDTITDDERPAIEALPGFEELKPMVFAGLYTVDAHEHTILRDALEKLRLNDSSFFFEPESSAALGFGFRCGFLGLLHMEIIQERLEREYNLDLITTAPSVRYHITKTDGEVLDVDNPSKWPPTGEIAKIEEPVILATILTNEEYVGGILKLVEDKRGRQKNFEYVSPTRVMLSYELPLNEVVLDFYDRLKTVSRGYASLDYHLAGTWESPMVKMDILVAGDPVDALSLIVHKDFAYERGRALVSKMRELIPRQMFEVPIQAAVGAKIISRETVAAIRKNVLAKCYGGDISRKRKLLEKQKEGKKRMKRIGKVDIPQEAFLALLKVGEES
- a CDS encoding Maf family protein; this translates as MHLILASSSPRRQELLRRANLEFTVQPSDIPEDLRPGESPRDFAERLAFEKANAIFQTNRADGTVVLGADTIVVVDNEVLGKPTNATDARRMLKMISGRAHQVMTGVCLLGKGIHDVRLETTVVHVIRIPEQEIEDYIAHGEPMDKAGAYAIQGIASRWIPRVDGCFFNVVGLPVPLVYGMLRDHKLL
- a CDS encoding response regulator produces the protein MAADNPQLLLVDDDVQCLSVRRMLFEAFKFRVVTCTNPKQALRLYKLQHFDAAVIDFQMPEMNGGELAKAMKETHPGTPVVILSGLPYLPEDTPVFYDRFYCKTEPGFKIVKEVQGLVENSDHNDGNGHPVGWSARVMAAAGIVVGMATEAGKKVLPSTKPLTASNLTAS
- a CDS encoding sodium:solute symporter family protein, with amino-acid sequence MNFTVLDWSAIVAYLAITLLLGLYFKSRSGKSVDEYFVSGRNVSWWLAGTSMVATTFAADTPLLVTGLVFRQGVAGNWLWWSFLLSGMMTVFLFARLWRRSGLLTDVQFAEMRYSGKPAAFLRGFRAIYLGLLMNCLILGWVTKAMVSITSVSLGVSEQAALFICIFFLIPFTGFYVSLGGLWGVLWTDVFQFVLKMGIVIAVAFYAVKAIGGMDVMLAKLSAMQTESGAANPVALFPDFSRDFTVETLWTLPVITFVVFMAVQWWAFWYPGAEPGGGGYIAQRIFSAKDEKNGLLSVLWFNIAHYAVRPWPWIITGLAVIVLHPELAAPGANPESGYMLVLNQHLPHAWRGIAIAGFLAAFMSTVATQLNWGASYLVADFYRRFVKRDGSERHYVNVSRLSTVILVICAAIVAALLTSIKSGWEFVLELGAGTGIIYLLRWYWWRINAWSEISAMATAMIVSLTLRGWQYLGEQGTLSAPFTGSGPVVFAKSALTTTLFTTVISLAVTLFTQPESEKVLREFYRKVRPDVRGWKPIAALEPQIRQTRDLGRNLIAWVLGCGMVYMALFGIGKLLMKEPGLGALLLVGSAVCAALLYADQTARRWGAEQES